The Aphanothece sacrum FPU1 nucleotide sequence CCCAGTATAGATAATAACCAGATAAAAATTACAGAGTGAGTTAATTGTAATGGAGTTTATACCCGTTAATCAGCCCCTACTTAATGGTAAGGAAAAACAATATCTTAACGAATGTATTGACACTGGTTGGATTTCCTCAGAAGGCCCTTTTGTCAAGAAGTTTGAAGAAGATTTTGCCGCACGAATGGGGCGAAAATATGGCATTGCTGTTTCTAATGGTTCTGTAGCTATTGATGCGGCCATTGTTGCTTTGGGTATTGGCCCTGGGGATGAGGTTATTCTGCCAACTTTTACTATTATCTCCTGTGGTGCAGCTATAGTACGAGCAGGGGCTATTCCCGTCGTCGTAGACTCCCACCCTCAAACCTGGAATATGGATATTAGTAAGCTTGAGGCTAAGATTACCCCCAAAACTAAAGCTATTATGGTAGTTCATATCTACGGATTACCTGTAGATATGGTTCCATTATTAGAACTAGCCCACAAGTACGGTTTAAAGATAATTGAAGATGCGGCCGAAATGCACGGCCAAACCTATCAAGGGCAACCCTGCGGTAGTTTTGGAGAAATTAGCACCTTTAGCTTCTATCCTAACAAACACCTGACTACTGGGGAAGGAGGGATGATTCTAACCGACGATGAGACTTTGGCCGAACGCTGTCGTTCTTTACGGAATTTATGCTTTCAACCTCAGCAACGTTTCATTCATGAGGAGTTAGGTTGGAATCTACGTTTTACTAACCTTCAAGCGGCAGTAGGACTAGCTCAACTGGAACGGTTAGATGAATTTGTGATTCGTAAACGTCGCATGGGAAAATATTATACTGAACTATTGGCTGATATTGCTGACTTAGAACTGCCAATTCCTCAAACTGAGTACGCTGATAATATTTATTGGGTATATGGGATAGTATTAAAAGATAATGTACCGTTTGATGCGGCTGAAGCGATGAAGAAGTTGCGCGACTATAATATTGGAACTCGTCCCTTCTTTTGGTGTATGCACGAACAACCTGTTTTTCATAAAATGAGATTATTGCTCAATGAGTCTTGTCCGGTAGCAGAAAGGTTAGCCCGTCGGGGATTCTATGTACCCAGTGGATTAGGGTTAACAGATGAGCAAATAGAACGAGTTGCACAAGTTCTCAAGGAAATTTTTAAGTAGGGTGGATTAGACGCGACCATGATTTTGAGGGAAAACTAATAAATTTTAGGGCGCGTCGTAACCCACCATTTCCACAAAATCTTGTGTTTATTAGGATTTGGGTTTGTTAGGTTTCGTTCCTCAAACGCCACTTCCTCTACTTGGGGAAACCCCAAGACCGGAGTGACTCCCCAACCTACAATCTTATTCTGGAAAAAGGTGCAAAATGGAAGAATTATTAGAGTTAAAGGATTTGCTGTTGGCCGGGAATATCCCTGATGCTTTGGTGCTAGTAGAGGAAATGACCGAAATGAGCAAAGATGATAAACTTAATAAAATTTTTAGCTTTGCTAAGATTTTACTCTTACATCTTATCAAACAAGCAGCAGAAAAGCGCACAACTCGATCATGGGATTTGTCTATTGCTAATGCGGTAAAAGAAATTCAACGCACTAATAAACGTCGCAAAACTGGTGGTATATATCTAACGGAGGAAGAATTACGCGAAACTTT carries:
- a CDS encoding DUF29 family protein, whose protein sequence is MEELLELKDLLLAGNIPDALVLVEEMTEMSKDDKLNKIFSFAKILLLHLIKQAAEKRTTRSWDLSIANAVKEIQRTNKRRKTGGIYLTEEELRETLEDAYELALRAAAKEAFEGKYEAEEIAAMVNETEIINQAMELILE
- a CDS encoding DegT/DnrJ/EryC1/StrS family aminotransferase codes for the protein MEFIPVNQPLLNGKEKQYLNECIDTGWISSEGPFVKKFEEDFAARMGRKYGIAVSNGSVAIDAAIVALGIGPGDEVILPTFTIISCGAAIVRAGAIPVVVDSHPQTWNMDISKLEAKITPKTKAIMVVHIYGLPVDMVPLLELAHKYGLKIIEDAAEMHGQTYQGQPCGSFGEISTFSFYPNKHLTTGEGGMILTDDETLAERCRSLRNLCFQPQQRFIHEELGWNLRFTNLQAAVGLAQLERLDEFVIRKRRMGKYYTELLADIADLELPIPQTEYADNIYWVYGIVLKDNVPFDAAEAMKKLRDYNIGTRPFFWCMHEQPVFHKMRLLLNESCPVAERLARRGFYVPSGLGLTDEQIERVAQVLKEIFK